The following proteins are co-located in the Leptotrichia trevisanii DSM 22070 genome:
- a CDS encoding polyketide cyclase gives MEFSFSLKIKAKKEDAWEYYANIEKWYDWEKDLKNITLKGEFKTGSYGTMELEGMPPMEYKLTLVKPFEEFWDKTETSFGDILFGHQIIDNNDGSINIKHTVILDSEDEQHLEFLSQVFSDVPQSIFILKNHLER, from the coding sequence ATGGAATTTAGTTTTAGTTTAAAAATCAAAGCAAAAAAAGAAGATGCGTGGGAATACTATGCAAATATTGAAAAATGGTATGACTGGGAAAAAGACTTAAAAAATATCACATTAAAGGGGGAATTTAAGACAGGTTCATATGGAACTATGGAACTTGAAGGAATGCCCCCTATGGAATATAAACTTACTCTCGTAAAACCTTTTGAAGAATTTTGGGATAAAACAGAAACTTCATTTGGAGATATTCTTTTTGGTCATCAAATAATTGATAACAATGATGGAAGCATAAATATAAAACATACTGTAATTTTAGACAGTGAAGATGAACAGCATTTAGAATTTTTAAGTCAAGTTTTTTCAGATGTCCCTCAATCTATATTTATTCTAAAAAATCACTTGGAAAGATAA
- a CDS encoding MarR family winged helix-turn-helix transcriptional regulator, whose translation MFTSKYKDNSEKSTGLLFMRVYNKWHSMIKKELKKMNLTHPQFVILASLAYLSQDSDEVTQVMISKLSGIDVMTVSQILSLLEKHDFVKRKEHSRDTRAKAVILNKKGEEILQKAVPLIEQIDEIFFKKLDTDEEQFKHFLVRLNEE comes from the coding sequence TTGTTTACATCAAAATATAAAGATAATTCAGAAAAATCAACAGGATTGTTATTTATGAGGGTATACAATAAATGGCATTCTATGATAAAAAAAGAGCTAAAGAAAATGAACTTAACACACCCTCAATTTGTTATTTTAGCTTCCCTTGCTTATTTATCACAAGACAGCGACGAAGTCACGCAAGTTATGATTTCAAAACTCTCAGGAATAGATGTTATGACAGTATCTCAAATATTAAGTTTATTGGAAAAACATGATTTTGTAAAAAGAAAAGAACATTCAAGAGATACAAGGGCAAAAGCTGTTATTTTGAACAAAAAAGGAGAAGAAATATTACAAAAAGCCGTTCCATTAATTGAACAAATTGATGAAATTTTTTTCAAAAAGTTAGATACCGATGAAGAACAATTTAAACATTTTCTTGTTAGACTAAATGAAGAATAA
- a CDS encoding Txe/YoeB family addiction module toxin has translation MVKRWSDEAWEDFLFWQKNDKKVFKKILELIKDIDRNGYTGIGKPEGLKHELSGYWSRRINEGNRIVYKIENGEIWFLQCGSHYKKK, from the coding sequence ATGGTAAAAAGATGGTCTGATGAAGCATGGGAAGATTTTCTTTTCTGGCAGAAAAATGATAAGAAAGTTTTCAAAAAAATATTGGAACTTATAAAAGATATTGATAGAAACGGATATACTGGTATTGGAAAACCTGAAGGATTGAAACATGAACTGTCTGGCTACTGGAGCAGGAGAATTAATGAAGGAAATAGAATTGTTTATAAAATAGAAAACGGCGAAATCTGGTTTTTACAATGTGGTTCTCATTATAAGAAAAAATAA
- a CDS encoding type II toxin-antitoxin system RelB/DinJ family antitoxin gives MSKTTYAFKLDDNLKFDLENVCEELGITLPVFFTMAAKKLVRERKLEIDLSEKDDYFYSEENIARLLKAKEQIEKTGGTIHEVL, from the coding sequence ATGAGTAAAACAACTTATGCATTTAAATTAGACGATAACTTAAAATTTGATTTGGAAAATGTCTGTGAAGAATTGGGAATAACATTGCCTGTTTTTTTTACAATGGCAGCCAAAAAATTGGTTAGAGAGAGAAAACTGGAAATTGACTTGTCAGAAAAAGATGATTATTTCTACAGTGAAGAAAATATTGCAAGACTTTTAAAAGCAAAGGAACAAATTGAAAAAACTGGTGGAACAATTCATGAGGTGCTGTAA
- a CDS encoding ABC transporter ATP-binding protein, with translation MCLKLEVSDLSNINDIILETKNLTKIYEKSNNKKVIACNNINLKIRKGKTLGIVGESGSGKTTLVNMLMDLEKPTSGEILYHGRDISKFTKKEIWENRQNIQIVFQDPWTAFNPKMNVMQILTEPLMNYGRLKKSERKQKAIELLKMVDLPKEFVTKYPQNMSGGQRQRLGIARAISLEPEILICDEATSALDVSIQKNIVELLVKLQKEKNITMIFICHDIALIESFAHEIAVMYHGEIVEMVDGGQISEKAKHPYTKSLLSAIFPVRG, from the coding sequence CTGTGCCTGAAATTGGAGGTGAGCGACTTGTCTAATATTAACGATATAATTCTCGAAACAAAAAATCTTACAAAAATTTATGAAAAATCAAATAATAAAAAAGTTATAGCTTGTAACAATATAAATTTGAAAATCCGAAAAGGTAAAACTTTGGGAATAGTAGGAGAATCAGGCTCTGGGAAAACAACACTTGTAAATATGCTTATGGACTTGGAAAAACCAACTTCTGGAGAAATTTTGTATCACGGAAGGGATATAAGCAAGTTTACAAAAAAAGAAATATGGGAAAATAGACAAAATATTCAGATAGTCTTTCAAGATCCATGGACAGCCTTCAATCCCAAAATGAACGTTATGCAAATCTTGACAGAGCCTCTGATGAACTACGGAAGATTAAAAAAATCAGAAAGAAAGCAAAAAGCGATAGAGCTTCTAAAAATGGTTGATTTACCCAAAGAATTTGTAACAAAATATCCACAAAATATGAGCGGAGGACAAAGACAAAGGCTTGGAATCGCAAGAGCAATTTCGCTTGAGCCTGAGATACTTATATGCGATGAGGCAACTTCCGCACTTGATGTTTCTATTCAAAAAAACATAGTGGAACTTCTTGTAAAGCTACAAAAAGAAAAAAACATAACAATGATTTTTATATGCCATGACATAGCGTTAATAGAATCTTTTGCACATGAAATTGCTGTAATGTATCACGGAGAAATTGTAGAAATGGTAGATGGAGGACAAATTTCTGAAAAAGCGAAACATCCATATACGAAGTCGTTGTTGAGTGCGATATTTCCTGTGCGAGGATAG
- a CDS encoding ABC transporter ATP-binding protein, with protein sequence MLEIKDLTIQYGEKPPVVEDFSLSLKKGEIIAIVGESGSGKSTVLSSILGLLPNTGKIISGDIAYNGKSMLKNTLSQWRELRGTEITMISQDSGGTLNPIRKIGKQFVEYIQTHSKMSTKEAEEKAKDMFSKVNLPDPEIIMKSYPHQLSGGMKQRVGIAMALTFHPKIILADEPTSALDVITQAQIVKEIMELRKAFDTSIIMVTHNLGVAAYISDKIIVMQNGKIVDAGDKNAIINNPKSEYTKKLLAAVPEIGGERLV encoded by the coding sequence ATGTTGGAGATAAAAGATTTGACAATCCAGTATGGAGAAAAGCCTCCAGTGGTTGAAGATTTTTCTCTTTCATTGAAAAAAGGTGAAATAATAGCAATTGTAGGGGAAAGCGGTAGTGGAAAATCTACCGTTCTTTCTTCTATTTTAGGACTTTTACCAAATACTGGGAAAATAATTTCAGGCGATATAGCTTATAACGGTAAATCAATGCTTAAAAATACCCTTAGTCAATGGAGGGAACTAAGAGGAACTGAAATAACTATGATTTCACAGGATTCAGGAGGAACTCTTAATCCAATAAGAAAAATAGGAAAACAGTTTGTTGAATACATTCAGACACATTCTAAAATGTCAACAAAAGAAGCTGAAGAAAAAGCAAAAGATATGTTTTCTAAAGTAAACTTGCCAGATCCTGAAATCATTATGAAAAGCTATCCGCACCAGCTATCAGGTGGAATGAAACAGCGTGTAGGAATAGCAATGGCACTTACTTTTCATCCAAAAATTATTCTGGCAGATGAGCCAACGAGTGCATTGGATGTGATAACACAGGCTCAGATAGTGAAGGAAATAATGGAATTAAGAAAAGCGTTTGACACTTCTATCATAATGGTAACTCATAATTTAGGAGTTGCCGCATATATTTCTGATAAAATAATTGTTATGCAAAATGGAAAAATAGTCGATGCAGGCGATAAAAATGCAATTATAAACAATCCAAAAAGTGAGTACACGAAAAAACTTTTAGCAGCTGTGCCTGAAATTGGAGGTGAGCGACTTGTCTAA
- a CDS encoding ABC transporter substrate-binding protein: MLKNRKSKFLVLILALFTLLVACGGKSAKSKGNPDELVVGVTTFADTLEPTDQYFGWVITRYGVGENLTKFDEKGDLQPLLAESWKLSDDKLEWTFKIRDGVTFSNGHPLTAEAVKKSIERVFEKNKRAETYFKYTAIEANGQTLKIKTKEPVAILPQTLADPLFLVVDTSVNTDEFAQKGPIGTGPFVVQEFKSGEQTVVVRNEKYWNGKAKLAKVTFKDINDQNTRALALKSGEIDVAYNLKVTNKADFEGDKNIVINELKSLRSTYAFMNQTKGLKDKALREAIIRGSNRQNYTQNLLQGGATPGKAPVPPTLDYGFNELKDENAYNPESAKKILADAGYKDTDGDGYLERPDGSKLDLNFVIYTSREELGIYAQAFQADMKEIGIKVTLKPVSYETLLTMRDDSNFDLMIWNILAANTGDPEKYLTENWDSKVKTNQTGYANPEVDKLLKELSKEFDKAKRKDIIVKIQQLIMNDAATLFFGYETTFLYSNKSITGLKMYPMDYYWITKDVAKVN; encoded by the coding sequence ATGTTAAAAAATCGTAAAAGTAAATTTTTAGTTTTAATTTTAGCTTTATTCACGTTGTTAGTAGCGTGTGGAGGGAAAAGTGCAAAAAGTAAAGGTAATCCAGATGAATTGGTAGTAGGAGTTACTACGTTTGCGGATACGCTTGAACCAACAGATCAGTATTTTGGATGGGTTATAACTCGTTATGGTGTAGGAGAAAATTTGACAAAATTTGATGAAAAAGGGGATTTACAGCCATTGCTTGCTGAAAGCTGGAAATTAAGTGATGATAAGTTGGAATGGACTTTTAAAATAAGAGATGGTGTAACTTTCTCAAATGGACATCCATTGACAGCAGAAGCAGTAAAAAAATCAATTGAAAGAGTTTTTGAAAAAAATAAAAGAGCTGAAACATATTTTAAATATACCGCAATAGAAGCCAATGGACAAACTTTGAAAATAAAAACAAAGGAACCTGTGGCAATATTGCCTCAAACATTAGCAGATCCGTTATTTCTTGTTGTAGATACATCTGTTAATACAGACGAATTTGCTCAAAAAGGGCCAATAGGAACAGGGCCGTTTGTAGTACAGGAATTTAAATCTGGTGAACAGACAGTAGTTGTAAGAAATGAAAAATATTGGAATGGAAAAGCAAAATTGGCAAAAGTAACATTTAAAGACATAAATGATCAGAATACGAGAGCATTGGCACTAAAATCTGGAGAAATTGATGTAGCATACAACTTGAAAGTTACTAACAAAGCTGATTTTGAAGGGGATAAAAATATTGTAATAAATGAATTAAAATCGCTAAGATCAACTTATGCCTTTATGAACCAGACTAAGGGATTGAAGGACAAAGCGTTAAGAGAAGCAATAATAAGAGGTTCAAATAGACAAAACTATACACAAAACTTGTTACAAGGTGGAGCAACTCCTGGAAAAGCACCAGTTCCTCCAACATTGGACTACGGATTTAATGAATTAAAGGATGAAAATGCGTATAATCCAGAAAGTGCTAAAAAAATATTGGCAGATGCTGGATATAAAGATACAGATGGAGATGGATATCTGGAACGTCCTGATGGTTCAAAACTTGACTTGAACTTTGTAATTTATACAAGTAGAGAAGAATTGGGAATTTATGCTCAGGCATTTCAGGCTGATATGAAGGAAATTGGAATAAAAGTAACATTAAAACCTGTAAGTTATGAAACTCTTTTAACTATGAGAGATGATTCCAACTTTGATTTGATGATTTGGAATATACTTGCCGCAAATACAGGAGATCCTGAAAAATATTTGACAGAAAACTGGGATAGTAAAGTAAAAACAAATCAGACAGGATATGCAAATCCAGAAGTCGATAAACTGTTAAAAGAATTATCAAAAGAATTTGACAAGGCCAAGAGAAAAGATATAATAGTAAAAATACAACAATTAATAATGAATGATGCAGCTACATTGTTCTTTGGATACGAAACAACATTCCTTTACAGCAATAAATCGATAACAGGACTTAAAATGTATCCAATGGATTATTACTGGATAACAAAAGATGTTGCAAAAGTTAATTAA